A window of Rosa rugosa chromosome 7, drRosRugo1.1, whole genome shotgun sequence genomic DNA:
ATTGGAATAaaatataaagttataaactcCCTATGCTTGAGATATTACCTAGCTAGTTCTTTGGACTCGAAAAGTGATCTCACTGTGATCTCATATAGGGATTCGAATTAATGCAACCCGAGTATAGATCTAGATCAAATTCGACCTCGATTTCAAGTTTGGATTTGAACTTGATTTCAAACTGGGTCCAAATCCAAACTCTCAGTGCTGAACATCGCTCTAATACAATCtcgcagttttttttttttaaataggatttgatgttattagaAATCAATAGCCAACAAATAGAGTCCAAATGCACTTAAACAAGAAATCCaacaaaaattctgaaaaaccTACCTAGGCCAATGCTAGTCATTAAAGTCTAAGGGATGCTTGCATCAAGCAAGCCTAATCAATTAAGAACAACCTCGCATTGtaaaggaaaaatcattcatctagtctcaTCTATCAGCACCCAATTGTGGTATCGATAAAAAatggggagtgaaatccacactccctcTTTCCTTATTTGGTTAAAGTTCtcataaaaagacaaaaatttaagttagtaaagacaaaatttaaattaccaaagaaagaaagatagaTGGTAAAATGGaaagtgtggatttcactctcCTAAAAAATTAGAAACATCTCATAAAGCTCATAGAAGATGTTCCTATTAAAAAAGGCTTGTAACCTAAaagcaaggttcgaaaaatcgctaggcgctagtcgggcggtgagcaggggactagcgcctagacgcctaggcgggtgcctaggcggcgcctaggcggttttgtattttttaatttttaatttatttttataacatttaagaatatataaataattaaaaagtaattaaattgATTAAAAATGACATTATATCGAGATTATCATTGAGATTATCATTTTACAAAACAAACTATCTCGATAGTAGAAATGAAATTTTGATAAACCTTAAAGGAGTACTTCTGCctccttcaaaaaaaataaaagagtacTTCTGCACATTGAAAACAAAGGGTTGGTGACCAACAAGAAAGAAACTGAGAAGCAACTTCTTATCCTTCATGTTCttagttttcttttctattaTTATGACTCAATTCAtcccctttttcttgttccttcaGTGATTGAAAACCATTGTAGAATTTCTTCCTATATATGATAATGATACAGTAAAGTATAACCTAATTACTCAAAACCCCAAACAAAAAGTGACTGCAACTCTACAAGAACAACTCCAGTTTGCAGCAAAAATTCAATTCCCATTTAATTAGTTTCCTGATAGATATTAAAAACCAACCAAATCGAAAACACTTCATCTTGCAAGAGCTATTCTTAGTACAGATCCATAATTGTGAAGCCTATAAACTTCATCTTCACATCATCTAACAAACAAAATCCGAAACACCTAAAGGGATAGACATGAAAAGCAAACATAATTGAACCAACGCAGAGGTGATAGGACCTAAGAAGCCAATAACATACCCAGACCAAGTTCGGCAACCTCTGATCAGATCACCACCGATCAAAGCATCGGCGAACCAGACATCTACCATCATTCCAGAATTCAGTGGTTGACCTCCCGTACCAGAATCCTCCAATCAGACAGGCCACGGCATCAGCGACCCAGACTGTCAAACTGACCGCTGGCAACTGAGCCCAGATCGACAACCTCGGCGAAGACCAAATCGGATTGTCCCTGGAACATAACCGGACGCAGCCGGAAAGACTATTACCTCGACCAAGAATTGAAATAAATACGCCCAAACCCGCTTAAATTCACCGCCCAGCATATTCCGCGTAGCCGCTCAGACGCCTAAGCGCCCGCcaaggccgcctaggcggccgcccaaAATCAAACCACCTAACACCGCCGATTAGCTATTAATCGAGTCGAAGACTcaccgcccagcgcctaggcggcgcctaagcggcctgggcggccgagttttagaacagtGCCTAAAAGTAAGATAAAATTAGAAGATAGTAAGCTCCTTCACTTTAGGATCAAAACTTATACCTTCCTCAGCAGCTAACAATCTCGACAATAGGTTGGTCTTCTTGCTCTTAGTCATTTTCTTGTTGTCCAGTCCAGCTTCAGGGTTTACGGTTTAGGGTTTATACCTTTACCTTTCCCAACGGTACCATAAGGAAGCTTCTTTAAGCTATCCACTGGCCTTCCCCTCTTCTTCTTACCTTGCCCACTGCCAATAGTTGCCACAACCACCAGTCTCATGTTAATAGCATCCAGATTCTTCTTACCTATAACCAAACCCAACTCAGCTTCTTAAGAGAAATAGTGATATCATCCTCAGTCGTTAAACCCGTACTTTTCAGTGAAAGGTCTAACTTCATTTCCAGGCTCCTCCAATAGTTAGATATTGACACATCTCCGCAGTTTGGCAGCGCCGCCACAGAGGTAGTAGAAAATGACTTTGGGATGCATCTTGGTACCTGCATGCACTTTAAAAACTAGGGTTTGGCCAttaaccaaaaccctagaagtTGTCGGCCCAGAAACACGACCTGCCCACAATTCAGTAATGGAAAATTGTTGCGACATCACTCTTGCAGCTTCACCATCTTCCTCCAAAACTGGTTTTGAGCATGGCAGACCTACGTGCATCACCAAGCCACACTACCCACAGCGACTGAGCAActttttgtatttgaatttaaCCAAAAACTCCACCTAGTCTATGACCCAGAATTGGTGCTTGAACAGTAGAGGCGGCAACAGTTTGATTTCAACCTGGATTCGAAGCATGCCGGTGTGAAAAGCTGGCCGGTCCCAATCCTAGTTCCCCAAGAGTGCTGCCAATACGACGAAAATGTCGACGACACTCCCTACAAAAAAAATCCAATACGACGAAAGCTTCAACGGCACAAATGTCTCCAAACTCACTCCGTCGTACTCTGCCAAGGCCACTGGAGCCAAAATTCTGTAATCACTAAAGAAAAATTAGACAAATTGGACATGCTAGATTTCCACGCAAGCAATTAACcctatattttctttgttagtttattttattttttgacaatTTTGTTTGTGTAGGTACAAGCTTTGCACTTGgtgtattggcattcccatacaaaacgaTGAAGTATCCTTTTGAGTCAGCATATGCACCTAATTTGTAGGAAGTTTTCGTTAGGaaagtatctttttgttttcttaatcTTTATCATGCAAAGATACTTCCCGTATGTGAAGTTGCATCAttgaaatccaaattaatttagGATGTGTCAaaattgatttaggatttgttttgtttaaattggatatcttttattaaaagtcCTTTCCTTTTAGGAGTCCAATTAAGGTAAAAGTCGTGGTTATTGAGAATTTGTTCTCTGATGAAGATTTGTGAAAAAGGGCGTTCAATATAAGGGGACTTAGATGCAACAAAGAGATCATCTCGTTTGGCTTAGCAAGAGACGCATAGAAAAACCTTGAAACACTTGTTCCTTGTAAAAGTGGTTCATTGATCATTctttctctcgagatcagtagagaaggTGTTAATGGAAGATGAGCGATAGTTGCAGAtcattcaagtgaagaaggtgatcaagattcaagacaaaCACCTCATTAGTTAAGTCTAGTGattgtagccgagctagtgctaattgtgtttgtaaagaaacatatccttcatcattagtgaattgattttattttgggttatcaagagtaagagccccgcagtgtttttaatctcatacttgaggttttcactgcgtaaccaaaagtTGTGTGTTCTGCGTTATTTTTGGTTTCTacccagtaaggattgcaacGTGCCTATCAAtccccgttttccagaaaacatgttttgtccttgtattttcagtttgtttttgtgtttagtGAACAATGGCCCTTGTCCACTCGAACTCATTCATTTCCACATGAAAGATGGTCTTTTATTGGGGGTCAGTAAAAATGCTAACCTGGTTTTTTAGCCTAAGTAATGCAACTACAACTTCCAACACCTACCATTCTTTGCATCATGTTTGAACCTTTCCTGAGCAAAAGTATTCACTTTAGAATGGATAAAACCTAGTTTTCCTCATCAAAATGTAACACGCTGCTATAAAATGTTAAAGTTAAGTTGAAACCTGGAATGAGAATGGAAATGAAGGGAATGATTCTGGTGCATTAGTTTTCCTGCGcttactaatatatatatatatatatacagatcctatctagagcgaggcatcgctttgaaatttcagagcgaggttagggtttagggtcacttttcgatcgcatatccacatctcaaccgttcagtttctaggtactaatgtatagatcatctctacaaaatttcagccaaattgatggtcgttaaggcattgataactgccttaaagctagtacggttcagtatatatatatatatatatatatatatatatatatatatatatatatatagaagccttccaatgagggatccctttttttggtattttatagggataggcatttTACCAACTTttggatcatattttcacatctcaaccgttcagtttttaggtcctaatgtgtagatcacttctacaaattttcagccaaatcggtgatcgttaaggcatccaaaactgcaatttacacgaacggaccgaatctgtcgaaccggaaccgttcgtgtttataatggtaaattgcagttttggatgccttaacgatcatcaaattggctgaaattttgcagaagtgatctacacattaggacctaaaaactgaacggttgagatgtgaaaatatgatcccAAAGTTGGTAaaatgcctatccctataaaataccaaaaaaagggatcccttagaggaagggccctgtatatatatatatatatatatatatatatatatcaatatgaCATTTGTCAATATGGACATCCTCATTGAATCCCCAAGAATCACCTCTCCAAAACCCTGGCCTGTCAATCGGATCAGAAAATGAGAAAAGCAATCAATCCCTTCAACCTCCTCGAGCCTACAAGTGCCATTAATTCTCCAGGCATTCCGAAACATTCTCAGAAAAGGAGCGTTGCTTATAATCCCTCACTGTGAGGAGTTTTTCCATGCACCATGAACACTTCCGGTTGTCTCAAACCTTTTCCCTGAGACGGACGCAGATCCATCTGCCATTTTCCTTCTGCGATGGCAAGGAAAGAGGCTAGGCGGGCTGCCATTAATTGCATCAACTAACGTCATTGCTAGTTCTATAGATTGATCTCgcagaaaaccctaaccctagactGGGATAGAGAGAGTTAGCTTAGTGATGTGTCAGTTATTTGAATAAATCCTTTAATAGTTAAACTGAATTGTTAAAATAAATCCTTATGGAATAGCCCTTAACGAAGGATTgcaaaatgataaacacatccCCTCAATTTATATTTTTTAGGGTTGCATGcagtagctttttttttttctcctctcaGAAGAATGCTGTTATGTTTTTGTTATAACAAACAGACTGGAGGTCAGGGGTACAAATTTCATTGTTATCTTGGTTATCATGGGATAGGTGCGGTgatgcgagttgccctaggtaGGGGTTGGGGTAGGGATAAAAAAACataagaaataaaacaaaatttatTGTAAATAAATTAAATGTGATTCTATATAGAGACGTACGTAGAAGTGATGAGGAAATAAATTAAATGGCTGATTGATTCTTTCCTTGTACATTGGGGGATTGATTTCGTGATTGATCGGAACTTTATCTTTCCTTGTTATGTAAGTTCTATCTATTCATCGACAATCATTGTGAAAGATCCAGTAATTCTTAAAGTTGTGCAGCGCCCTAATTCTCATACAATGTTCATAGCATTACGAAGGTGTGTCCAAATCCTGAACATACTACTTTGAATTGTAGATTTTTCTTCAGGAAAATACTAGCTTTTGCTTTAAAATTAGTCTTTATATAATCTTGAATTATCAACAGATTCAATAGCTTGAATGCATATGAATTTCTAAATCTAAAGAATTCTTCTAAAATGACAATCAAAAAGCTCTACTCATAAACTAATTTTGATATTAATTTGGTTTCAGCAATCTTGGCATGGATTCATACACGAGTCTCAAACAAAGTGATGAAgataagaagaaagaagataGCAGCAAGTCTGGAAAAAAACCAAGAAAGGATCAGTTCCCTGACACTTTTTTCCGTGAAGAGATGATACAATATTTAAAGAAATTAAGACGAGAGAAGAAAAGTGCGCCAAAGACCAAGAATTCTAAGTGAAGGTGCAACGTACAGTCcctttatcttttcttttcttttctttttttaatcaatgtagaattcaTCAATACAAGAAATATTGCAAAGAAGATTTATATCTGCTTAATTTATTCGAGGAACATCCAGATTTGACAATCTTCAAGATTAATCAAATTCTATCTAATGTAACATATGACATATTTACAGCTCAATGTATGTACCTGTTTGTTGAGCATGAGGTAATCAAATCCATCAAAATAACACCCTAACAGGTTCAAAACCAAGATCAATGGATTTCTTCACTGCATCCAATACTAATTGTGTATTTCTGCTGATTTGTGGCCATTTTTGGTCCGGATTACACCCAAATTCCCTGATGCCCTCGGCAAGTCTTGAGAGCTCTTGAACCATCAAGGCCTCTTGAGGCAGCTGAGAAACCACTCTAACTTCTTCAGGTACTACACTCCACCCAATGTGGAGTTCCGCAAACTTTGCACCGGTTGTGAATTCAAATGAAGAATAGTTCTCAGCATATGGAATGATGTAGTCATTGCAATGCACTGTACCATTAGAAGCAGATATAGCCAAGTCCATGGATGTGTGGGAGAGGAAAGAACAGTGAATTGTTGCAACTGTTGGGTCCAGTGGTTCCCATTGAATTGATGCAGTGAAAGACAAGATGACCCCTGCAGAGTTTTTTGTGACATCTGGTAGAGCAGTGACTATGGTTGGTAGTTGGTAGTCCTTAGCCCACAAAATGGCTTCAATGCAGTACCAGCCTAGGTCCCCAAGCGCACCGAGAGCATCTAAATCTGGTTTCACTCTTATGTTGTTCTCCAAAAATTCCTTGGTTCCTGGAAGTGTTGATGAGCTATGAATCTGAAAAGCGTAAAAGCATATGATAGTTAGATACAAGTTATGAAAACTTTTGAAGAGGAGTCAATTGATAGCATTTATAAACTGAGAGTTTCACATTTATTGCTGACAAGCAACTCAAGCAAACTATACTCAACATTCAACAATGTCAAGAGTCAAGAGTCAACCTATAGCTAGTAACATTATCATCAAGTACTGAACAGactccaagaaaaaaaaaaaaaagtctctgcATTCAGGAACCATCTCATTATGACAACTTCCTCAAAATCCATTTCTCTTTGGTCATAACACCCCTCCCCcaacccaaaaaaagaaaaaaagactaACCAACTCTTAGTGATATTGCTAAGCATGAAACTGCAGAAATGAATGAAATTCAATCTGTAATAACCCTACTCTTAGTTATGTTGTTATAATGATACAATTACAGTTAAAGAGGTGCATATCCAGTCCAGccaaagaaaaaacagaagaagaagaagaaatcaaaaGTCTA
This region includes:
- the LOC133720961 gene encoding uncharacterized oxidoreductase At4g09670-like, translated to MSENPKIRFGILGCADIARKVARAINLAPNSTLYAIASRSIEKAHKFAANNGLSTQTLNIYGSYDQLLDDPCVDAVYMPLPTSFHLHWAVLAARKKKHLLLEKPAALDVGELDQILQACQSNGVQFMSGSMWLHHPRTAKLKDLISDSKLFGQINYIHSSSTLPGTKEFLENNIRVKPDLDALGALGDLGWYCIEAILWAKDYQLPTIVTALPDVTKNSAGVILSFTASIQWEPLDPTVATIHCSFLSHTSMDLAISASNGTVHCNDYIIPYAENYSSFEFTTGAKFAELHIGWSVVPEEVRVVSQLPQEALMVQELSRLAEGIREFGCNPDQKWPQISRNTQLVLDAVKKSIDLGFEPVRVLF